GCCTTGTACGGCAGCCGTAGAGAGATTACACAAGCTTGGGATTTGACGCAGGAGCGTTTGCAGTGCTGTGGCGTGGACACCTGGCACGACTGGAATCGTTATGGTCCTGTGCCAGAGTCCTGCTGTCAGGAGCTGTTTGGTGGCCAGCGCAAGGAGTGCACACTCTTTCCCACCATAACAAATCTGTACAATCAGGGCTGTCTATATACGGCGACCAATTTCATTCGTGATCATGCGGCAGTTATAGGCGGCACATCCATAGCGGTAGCCATACTCATGGTTAGTATCTACAACTAAGCCTGCGCGGCCTTAACTAagacatacaaaaatattgtttttttttcaatagaTCTTTGGCATGATATTCTCCTGTTTGCTATTCAATATGATTGAATAGCGCCACATTGGAGTAGCTgccgctactgctgctgctgcctcaatAAACACAAAGGAGAcccatttataaataaatcccAAGGTATTGTCTTAGTGTGAGCACAGAGCTGCGTCTGTCTGTGCTCTGTATTATGTTTATAGAATTATGTACCTTAATTGTATACTAATAGTATatacctacatatatatatgtatttacaacGTTATAAATGATTGATAATTGTTAGCAACGGTTGaactaattttgtattatcCTTTTATATGTTTTGCTGTAATCTAAGtaccaaaaaagaaatgaaatttaaatgtttgttatataataagtattttTGCTACTACTTACTGTTTATAAAGAATCTAAgagccaaaaaaataatttgcatcaAGCAAACAAGATCTAAATTATGACAATAAACCACTGTCGTTAAAATTTAGACTCCCAcactaatttatatttaaaaataagtttgtaCAAGAGTTTTTACACATTGCCAAGACCAGCTAAAGATATTTGATTTCGAGGGTTGAGCGCCACTTGAAGTGGGCGCTGTTTCATTCCACCATTCCCAGTGGCCGCCATGCAATGCGGGATTGGCACGATCATCGGCTCGGGGGACACGTGCGCTTGATTTAGCGCCACGCCGATACTCATCCACCTCCTGtgccagcagttgcagctgcaatggaTATACTTCGGCTAGATTGTAATGCTCACAGGGATCTTTGGCCAGATTGAAGTAACAGGCTGCCAGGAGTGGATTGCACTGATAAGCCGTTTGCGTCTTGTTCTCTGCATTGTTGGGACAACGTTGAGTAGCTGCAGCACGTAGCAGCTGTATGTGCTTCTCATTGAGTGCTTTGGAGCCTAGTTGCTGGTTCACTTCAGAGGCAAGCACGAGCTGCGCATAAAACTCACTTTGCGGATCAGTTTCATGCTCAGGCAGCTCACCCAGCCAGTTATCAAAGCGACCCTCAAAGCGACTGCCATTTACATACTTGAGATTATCGCGCATATAGGAAGCATAGCCAAAAACATCATCTAAAACATGTAGCAGCCGCCTAGATTGCGGCTCCAAGTTGCCACTTAGCACATCCCAAACATTAACGCCATCCAGTTGCAGCTCAGCGGGCAGCGAGATTCCCGCCGCTGCACTCAGCGTGGGTAGCCAGTCAATGGCATGTATAGGCTGATTGGACAcatagcgctgctgctgcagcaaaggACTCCAGATGGCGCCTGCTGAGCGTATGCCGCCCTCCCAGGGTGATTccttttgctataaaataacaTAACTGTAGCTGTTGCCTATAAGGTGTATTTGCTGTATGCTTACGCCACGATACGGATAGTTGGATCCCGAATTGGAGTGTATGCCCAGCGTAGGAGCACCATTGTCCGAATATAGCAGCACTATGCTATGCTCTAGCATGCCCTTGTCCGCCAATGCGCTGATGGTCTGACCCACGCTCTTGTCCAGACTAGACACCATGCCTACAACCAGGGGCCGTATAagaaacaagcaaaaactCTTTAGCCTATCCTGGATAACTGAGCATACTCACCCGCATAGATGCGTCGCTTTGGATCGCTTATGTGCGCAAACTTGGCCACTTCCTCTGGCGGCGCCTGCATGGGCTTATCCTCATTGCCTGTGTGCACTGCTAGATGACTGAGCACCATAAACAAAGGACGACTTTGATCATGTTGCTCTATGATATGACGTGCCTGCGATGTAAAAGCTTCCGTGGCATAAGTCCCATTGTCCTTGGGCCAGCGCTGCAAATCCTGTCGAAAATCTACGCCCACTGTGTAGTTTTTATATAGCATATTATGAGTGTGATCGTAATAGTCTATATAGCCATTATAGTAGCCATAGTGATGATCAAAGCCGCGCATGGTGGGCGTTTGATCCTTGCGCCAAAAGCCCAAGTGCCATTTGCCTATCAAATGTGTGGCATAGCCTGCTTCACGAAAGAATTGTGGCATGAGGCGTTCAGTTAGAGGCAGGCCCCAGGGCTCATCAGGCACAGCCACAAAGTGCTGCATGCCTGTGAAAAAATTGGTGTTAATTGGAGTAGCATACTGAATTAATGGACTAACCTGTGTGTATGGGATATTTGCCAGTGAGTAGTGTTGCTCTGGACGGCGTGCATAGATTGGGCACATAGTATTTGTTGAGAATAATGCCGTTATAGGCCAAAGCGTCTATGTTTGGTGTTACGATTTGATTGGAGCCATGAAAACTAACGTCATTGATGCCCTATAAACATTCAAATATAGATGCTGAGactatttaaacaaaattcaagttgggcgcaaccaacttttatatacactttgactagagcatcgcaacaaacacacgcataaacacatacaacacaaacagccaacgcgtcagcagcaacgccgccgcctgcgtcggcagcgacgtttgtatgacgcgtcagcaagcacaccccgctgtctatattgaaaattagaatgtgAATAGCTTCTAAGTTATTAGCCCGCACTTTCTAAAATTCGgtatcggtcgaaaacatgaccaGGCGATTTTGTGGTTTATTtcagaattttaaatactttttaatggCTTAAAATCGTTTTTTCCGTTTTGCGGAggtttggatataggagcacctatacacaaatttggttgctctagctcttatagttgctgagaaacagttgctcaaacattcagacggacagacggacatggctatatcgactcagtttgtcttgctgatcaagaatatatatactttgtggggtctgccacgcctcctccctgttacatacatttccacaacttcatgataccttttttccattttttacaaaaatgtcaaagtgtataaaaaaaatgctgatTACGGTCTCATTATTTAACCTTAATGTTAAGAATTTTaagtcattttatttaatataaaatttctaggtctttattttattttattttattaaaatatgttttaaaatttttacacaTATTATTGAAAGTTATagtatttaatatgaaaaattaCTACACTTTATGGATActaatattgtttaataaacaagaatgtattaaagttttaagcaTTTGATCTAGGGGATCGTAGCAACACACACCCAAATActcacataaattttatgagtttatgtgtatgtatacatatatacataaacacaGTAGCTTACATctatatatcaaatttaatatctAGATCTTATTGCTCATGCAGGCATATAGGGCTTGATCGCTCTAGTTTGTCTTGATACCCTTATTCAACTTTTTCCGAGACTTTTACCGATCaggtatataaataaaattattaagcttatgaaaacaattttgaatcTTTAGGGtacatacattttaatatttgacaaataaaaatgaatgtgTCTGAATTTCTTTGACCGCTATTGTATAATTTACGAAGCTATATAAACATTGCTTGCACTTACCATATCatctattaatattataattatatttggcTTTTTTGTGTTAGCTGTGGCTTTATTCaaatagagcagcagcataagccCCAGTATATTAAGAAATTGCCTTGATTTAGCcatgttgcttgtttttgtttattgtgccAGGTAATTATGCGAACACTTTAAAGTcttattttattgcactttcgtaatttctttgcattaactttttgcagctgttgtATGACCTGAATTTtcatataacaaatattaaccAACATGTGTCgaagttatttataaaattattatttttatatgcaacaaCTAAACAAGGAAAGCGTTTTAGATAAATCATACACTAAACTAAGTGAATAGTACAATAACAGAATCGTAAAGTGTGGTTCTAGATTATTGCTTCAACGTCTAAGGCAGTTAACAACTAaacgattttaattaaaatttcttgaattgctgcaatttggtTGTGAAATAGATAAAAGTATCATAAAACTGTTGTAGCGGTTAAGTACATCGACTGGACTGATAACGTAAACTGGTCTGAGAGGTAGCCTTGGTAAACAGATGTCAGACCACATAGTTCTCAAGCTGTGCAAACTCTGCTCTAATTCACTTTCAATGTAAATTAAGACTGGTTTAGCTATGCAAGTCGCAATTTAATACGCAATTGTCAAtggcaatttacaatttttgcttaaattgacATATGTGGTAATATCATGTCGTAAGTCTTTGTCAATTGTAAGGTTTTTCCGTTGATTAGACATTGCATCACTTGAATTAAcacttggcaaatatttgcatctCACTTGCCACAAGTTTCACCCACATACACTTTCCACACcacacaatatttttattgtggtTGCTTTTACAGCACAGCTGATCCTTACAGTTGTGTCGGCTAACCGCGACTAAGCCCGCTAGTCGCTGTCAGATCTTGTTTTAAGACACCGCACTTGTGACTTTGACTGTGACGTCACGACACGaatgcaaaatgttaagcagTACGAGTTGTGATTCGTGCTctacgaaaataaaaataaaacaataacaataaaatacactgtcgaaaattttcatttatccACGCTTTTAAGTTGGCATTGGTCAGGGTCTAAACGAAAAGCGTTTGCTGCCATTGATAAGCTGCTCAGTTTGATTAGCAGACGACATCTTAATGTTGATAACAATTAAACTGGTTGTGTGACATGTGCGCGTGTGAatcataaatttgaattggcCATGCTTCGGCTTAGACAGTAGTCAAACAAAAAGATTGACAAATAAATGTGCGCTTgtcaaattatattaataagaTATTAGATGACACTTTTATGTTTGGCTTTATGTATTAAATGAGATTTATAATATGGTAAAGTGCTTACAATATTATGAGCAAATGTTATATTAAAGTaattcgaatttaaatttaacagcaatttaattgaaagagTTTGACTTTCATTATAAACGTTAGAGCTTCAGCTATTGAAATATGAACATAAATATAACTTAAGCTAGCTATTAATAAAAGTGTCGAAGTAAGTTCCATTATATCAAAGCGAATATCTAATCAGTTCAATGAAGAGCAAGAACGCCTTAAATTTAGGTGAAACCAACTTTTTCATACTCTTTGACAAAGCaatcacatacacatacacatacatatacacataaaaaTTTCAGCTTACGTGTCAGAGCAGGATTTCCCCGCTGTCCACATGGAAAATTGAAACTTGAATGGCgaatatgaaaatgaaaagcgtaCTGCTTTGGAGATGAGAGTATGtaactaaattttgtatatcaaTACTCTTTAGATCTGCCTGGCCTTTTTCgccttattaaataaatttgcacaacttcatgatacctaGGGTATAtgtaaaacatatatatacaaatgtcaAAAAAGATAAAGAACCCCTCCATAATAACGAAAGCCGAGTCAACAGAGCTATAAAGGCCGTtgggaaaacaaaaaaatatattattctGAAATTAACTATTGAATAATAATCAACATGAATTCCGTAAGGCATCTGAAAGTTGTTGCGCTCATTTTGGCACAAAATTTTGGTTGCCACAGAATGTGGTGTGTACGACGATACGGATAAGTGGATTATCTCTGGAAAGGCATTGGAATTTCCCAACGATGCTGTGCTGGGTGGCTTTGATGCTGACGGCTTTGACAACTATGTGGGGCGCGTTTACTACAGTAGCAGTAGCGCGGTTTTGCCAGCTCGAGTTGTGCCCGAGAAAGGATACGCCAATTACAACACTGAGTCCGTCGCTAACAAGATTGCATCCTATGAAGTTTTGGTGGCCAACCAAACTGTCAGTTATCACTGGGTGCGCAGCTACGATGGCTACAGGGAGAGGAACGCTGTTTGCGTGGGCACCAATGGCTACAACGATCGTGTCTACGTTTGCCGAGCTCTAACCGATAATGGCCTCTTCATTGGCACACTGTTCTTGGCGGACAGACGCTGCTATATTCGTCTTGAGAACATGCCTCTGAGAACGTTTGACAAATACGAGATGCTAGTCAGAAAGATAAAGTTGGCTTAACGGCAACCTTATGTGATTGAATGTAGCTCGgcttataaaattacaaagttattgcaaaaaataaaatattattgtttaaaaccAAGCTTAAGAATTTGTTATCTAACATACAATCGATTTCCCCTAAGCTTTCGGATAGAGAAGTATTGGGAGATTTATTTTTCCTGATGAGTCTTGGCAGCGGATAATTTAGTTGTTCCTACTAGATGTCATAAActtgtaaaaaaataatttttttttcctgttaaattttagaaagttttttattagaaaaaaatgtcaaagtgtattaaaaggAATTGGTTTTATAATACGATCATTTTAACCAAATCACCAAATGAATTTGTCAAATTTCTATTTCAGCTATAACAGTCGAAATATCCATTTGATTTACAATGCAAAAGCACCGTCGAGTcgaattatattattatcttAACAGGAGATCTCAGgtgaaatacaaatatgtgtCCAAATCATATCCAAATATATcctattaataatatataagtatttacATGTATGTTCGGGAAAATTTAAgaaacaactttaattttaactttaagtccatggataaataataatatattattctTCAGTTAGGAGTATCATCTGTATGTTaagaattaaaagcaaacaaattaccTCTAggataaacaatttttattggcTAATATGTTAATTACCGACAACAACTAGGAAGAAACATTGTTCTTTAACTGATACTTTGGGATCTAAACAAAGTTTCAATCAAGTAACCATCGATGGGTTTATACAAgacgtttatttatttatcttatgtttaaaatattattattatattgaaaaacaaTCTGGTGTAATCCTAGCAAGCTAGCGTGTATCCTTATTGTGTAGAATCTGGTGTAATCCTGGcaattgattatttaaatCGAAGCAGCGTGTATGACCTACAAGCGTACAAGCCTTATTTATATGGCGTAATCCTTGTTGGTCAGCAATTCTGCGTTATCCTGTGGAGAATTTATCTCACACAAAACTAGTTAAGTCACTTTGCAAGGCCCTTCCGGCCATAAACTAGAGCAACTaatcaaattgtattaaacAAGTACAATCAAGAGCCTTGAAGCAATAATACACAGAttaataaaatctataaaacCAAGCGTTATCTTTAGTTATTGCAGGcatcaacaattttgttgaaCCGAGCCCACAGCATCCGACTGAGCTGCCCTATAGAACAGTCGAGCCAAAACGGTGCGTTGCaaaattatagtattattatatatattttaggcaCGCTAAGCTAATATaggaattaaaatataatttttataattaataatattccAAATTCATATCAAGTCGGTTTTGAATTGTTCTCTTGTAACTGCTAACACTTaaagcttgtaaatatttaataagagAATAATAGAAAATCTGCAGATCAACTCTACTGTCAAAATTTTTGTAGTTCCCAAGGCACAATCATAAGAaccatatttttaataatattcgATGCGTAATACCTACAAATAGATTACATTCTGGTGAATTTGATGTTTGATGCCTTGCAAGCGTCATTTTTAGTTACTTATCTTCGTGCTTCCCAAATAAAACGgctgtaaattaatattttcttatacactttgacatttttataagaaaTGCAAAGGCCATGATGAAGATTGGAGGA
The DNA window shown above is from Drosophila busckii strain San Diego stock center, stock number 13000-0081.31 chromosome 3L, ASM1175060v1, whole genome shotgun sequence and carries:
- the LOC108598360 gene encoding arylsulfatase B — encoded protein: MAKSRQFLNILGLMLLLYLNKATANTKKPNIIIILIDDMGINDVSFHGSNQIVTPNIDALAYNGIILNKYYVPNLCTPSRATLLTGKYPIHTGMQHFVAVPDEPWGLPLTERLMPQFFREAGYATHLIGKWHLGFWRKDQTPTMRGFDHHYGYYNGYIDYYDHTHNMLYKNYTVGVDFRQDLQRWPKDNGTYATEAFTSQARHIIEQHDQSRPLFMVLSHLAVHTGNEDKPMQAPPEEVAKFAHISDPKRRIYAGMVSSLDKSVGQTISALADKGMLEHSIVLLYSDNGAPTLGIHSNSGSNYPYRGQKESPWEGGIRSAGAIWSPLLQQQRYVSNQPIHAIDWLPTLSAAAGISLPAELQLDGVNVWDVLSGNLEPQSRRLLHVLDDVFGYASYMRDNLKYVNGSRFEGRFDNWLGELPEHETDPQSEFYAQLVLASEVNQQLGSKALNEKHIQLLRAAATQRCPNNAENKTQTAYQCNPLLAACYFNLAKDPCEHYNLAEVYPLQLQLLAQEVDEYRRGAKSSARVPRADDRANPALHGGHWEWWNETAPTSSGAQPSKSNIFSWSWQCVKTLVQTYF
- the LOC108598019 gene encoding LOW QUALITY PROTEIN: uncharacterized protein LOC108598019 (The sequence of the model RefSeq protein was modified relative to this genomic sequence to represent the inferred CDS: deleted 1 base in 1 codon); its protein translation is MNSVRHLKVVALILAQILVATECGVYDDTDKWIISGKALEFPNDAVLGGFDADGFDNYVGRVYYSSSSAVLPARVVPEKGYANYNTESVANKIASYEVLVANQTVSYHWVRSYDGYRERNAVCVGTNGYNDRVYVCRALTDNGLFIGTLFLADRRCYIRLENMPLRTFDKYEMLVRKIKLA